AAAAAGCAACTCTCTTGGAGAACCAAATTTATAAGCCTCACCCCTTAGATCGGAAATGAGTTTATATATATGTTGTTCATTTCCACCTGTCTCATAAAATATAGATAGATTAATTGAAATATCTATTATATTCATTGCATATGTTCCGCTTTCTTCTACATAACAGGGGGTGAAATTTCCAATTAGCAGTCGAGCTAATAAGGTATCTAAATCCGAACATTCTAAGTTAAGTTTATTCATTTCAATACGTTTTACTAAAACAAGTGAACTTCCTGGTAAGTCGCATAAATAATAAGAGGCTGAGCCTAGTAGTAAAACGTACTCATCTAAATCTGCCATAAGATTAGTATGTAAATACGCATCAAAAAAATGTGCTGAAAATTTAAGGTTATCACGCAATTCCTTTAAATAATGCTCGTCTGGATTCTCGGAATTTATATACGCTGACAAATCACCCAGCAACCCTATTGCCAATGTAAAAAGGGTTGCTGGATCTTTTGTGAGTTTTATATGATCTACTTCTTCGACGTTATATTCATTCATTTTTGCTTTTGATCTAGTAGCACTTAATAATTTTTTTGATTGTCTCTCAGGCTTCATCTGCCGCCCTCCTATACAATTCATGGACAAGAGTCATCATATTTTTACCATGAATTACTAATAATGTTAGATTATCTTTATTTGGATGCTCATTAATAGATGTATTTGTAATCGTTGAAAAATCCAGTAGACTTGAAGAAAACATAGCAACTGCCCCTGAAATCTCTTTATATGGATGATCAGTAGGGTTTTGGAACCTATTTATTCTTTTTGATTCTTCAAGTTCATTTTTGAGATAAAGTTGTTGTTTAATTGCATTTAGTGACTCACCTTTTCTAGCTACATCTTTTTTTGAATCATCAACAGCATTTTGCAAACGTGGGTTTGCCCTTGTACCAGAAAATTGTGTTTTGGTTTCAAAAATTGCTAGTGTATCCTCAGGCGTATACTCTCCATCACTGATAATTTTAAAAGCCAGAGTATCACATCCTTTAGAAGATTCATTACCAATTATTTTTGTGCCATATCGAGTACGAGGTACCCAGTAATTTAGAATAAACTCAAGGTAATCAGCTACTAATATTTCTCCGAAATCCCCTGCCCGTATACTAGGTCCTGGAGTACGAGAAGAGTCAGGAAATTTTATGATGTTTAAGTATTCTGCTCTTGTATAATTGTAACCCTCCCTAAAAAAATCAATTTCACTATCTAAACAATAATGTTCACGAAAATGTTTTGCCCATGAAGATAAAGTTTCTTCATCTTGCTCATACTTAAATTCGAAAACTTCAATATTTTTACCTTCAGATGTTTGAATGGTTTGACCCGTATTTTCAAACCATCTAATATGTGATTGTGTAGTTAATATCATGTTTATTCATTCCTTATTTAATATATTTTCAGGAAATATCTTCTAAGGATATTTTACCAAAAAATCAAGACATTTAGTTATTTGAAAAATAAATATATTGCTATTAAGATATGATTTAATTTCAGTATTAATAGGAAAATAGTGTTACTAAGAGTATTATCTTCTTCACGTAGATGTAAAAAGAGCTAGTTATGAGGAAATAAAGAATGTTGGCTTGCAATAGATTTTTGGTGGAAAAAGGTCGATAAAGATATTAAAAGGCTTATAAGAATCGATAAGGGTATTAAGTTGATACCAATGGACAACTAATGCGAATATTGTTGTAAATGAGATTATTTGTGATACAAAAAGGAATAGTACATATAGAATTATTCTGTATGTCACTATCCCCCCTTCTTTTATTCTTATATAATGTGTAACATCATATTGTTATCCCCATAGCAAAGTATCATTTCATACTACTAGGGAGCATGCCTCCTCTGTTTTTATATAGAAAAAGAGAGTCCCTATTTAATAGGCACTCTCTTATATATATCCTCTATTTTTAATCAACTTTGATTTCATGTATATTCAACTTGTTTAACTTTTCCATATAAAAACTCATTATTTTTTGAGCATGTTGTATAGCGATTAATCCATCTTGAACAGTAAGTGCTTCAAAATACGGATAACGAATGTCTGTAGCATAACCATTCAGCTGCACGCACTGTTCTAAAATTAATGAGAATTCCTCATCTAATTTCCGACACGATTTGTGCAGCATTAAAAGGTTATGAGTTTTTGGAACTGTTCTACCGTTTAGTGCAAGAAATCCTTTTAGAAGTTTTTCCACGCATTGTTGACTATGATAACAAATAATTGCAGTAGGGAAAGGGTTCATGTGAGTTAAGTAACTAGCAGAATCTAAATCAGATTTTGCAATAAATACCCACTCTTTTAGATCCTCAGTATTTCTCATATAGGACCTTCCCTTCTAGTGCAATCTTATGTTCCATAGTAACGGTACGGCTAGCACGTTCTTGAAACTCTTCTGGTCCATACACTAAAATATCAACTGGTGTTTCCATAACATCATAAATACCCCAATTAATACGATTAATGACTTCCCTTTTTCTTTCTCCTACACCTTCCACAACAATACAGAGATCAAAATCACTGTCTTCATTTGGTGTGCCATATGCATGAGAGCCAAAAAGGATGATTTTTTGGACAGAAGATACAGTTTCACGAATCTTTTGCACCAATAGGTCCAATTCTCTTTGTACCTCTTCGTTAATCCGAATCACCCCTCGGATAATGTAATTAAATTGACGTTTAAGTATATTATACATGCGTTTCTCTTCTCCCTGCTATTATATATTTTTTTTTCTTGTTTTCTTGTTTTCCAACGTTTTGCAATGCTTGGTAACATTCGTAACCTGCTTGAATTCTTATAAGAGGCTAACGTCTGCACTACTATTTCCTCTTTTACTTATTAAAACAATATATGGTACAAGCTTTTTTCCTTTTGCGATATTGATAATAATGCTCATTGTAGATATCCCCCTAGTTTTATTTTGAAAGTGTATTCCCTAAGTTTCTTAGATATGAAATTGATAAATTTGTAATCCTATGTACGGTGTACAAGTCAAATGAGTGCATCAATAGTATCGATGCAGTATGGATAACTCCTTCCTCCTGCACAATGGAAATAACATATTGAAGTAAATTCGCCTGCTTAATAAGTGTATGTATATACTGGATGGGCATTTGAATCTATATAAGTATCATTCCTCTGGCCTTCAAGTGCTTCATATATTTGATTTATCTCTAACTCGCAAATAAATTGAAATAGCTTATAGTCATGATGTGGTTCCTCTAATATTGGCTCAATCTTTGTAAGCAGAAACATGTAATGCTTAATATTTGTAAACATTGCGAATTGGAGAGTTTTAAATGTCCTCATAATAAAAGAAGGAGACAAAAAAACATGCCTCCTTTCCGCCCCCTTGTATATTTATTTTAGAAAAATAATCCCGCTTAGATTATAATCTTCGTTAACTCCTGTTATTGAATACTCACCTGCAAATATGAACTTAAGATGAATACAGTAAAAGTTACTTACCGTATTTCTATTTTTCCTATCTCTGTGAATTTATTCAAAAAAAGACATTGAACTAGGTCGTTCAATGCCTTCTCTCTTCTTACATATTTGTGTACTCGAAGTACAATTTTTCCGGTTCTCCATACGTATTAATTTCATTCTGATATACAGCAGCTAATTGCTGTGACATTTCAATGCTCTCCATATAGGATAATGAAGTAACTGCTTCTATTTTTTCTTTAATGTTATTAGGAAGAACTGAATAAGATAAGCTATTCATCTTACTCCCTAATTTAGTTTCTGTAGCAGCTTCATAATAAATCTCAGTAATTAGAACTTCATTATCATCTGGATCGTACATATACCCTCGGTTAACTGTAATCATATTATATGACTCCTCTCTGGTTTACAAATCCTAATCTCTAGTGTTTTTAGCATTGCAACAAGTACCCTACTTCTATATACATTCTCTAGTTTTTAATTTTTATATTCCACTCTTTATCTAGTTTACTATGAATTAGAAATTAATCTCTTTCTTTTATGTCAAATTCAAAAACCTTTAACAATAATAAGAAACGCTGTAAACCTAGTGCTGTTATTCACATTATTTTGTAATGGTTATTACCTGTGTGCCTAACTTTTAAACATTTAGGTACCTTACACAATCGAAGATAGGATATGTTTCTGTTAAATAAAGGCCCATTGTTTCATGGTTATTATGAGTATTAATGACTTTCATATTCTTTTTCTTATGCTATACTTTGTAAAATTTCATATAATCTCTCCTCTAAATGAAACAAAAAAACACAATAGGTGTACTTTTTTATTTCGCATATTATTAGCCCGAAGGTCTACGTACAAGTGATTCCTAACTTAAAGACAACACAAAAAGGGCTTCTTTAAGTCGATTAAAAACGTGCATAGCAAAATAAGCTATATATACACTAATCGGCTCAAAGAAGCCCTTTCACAATTGAAACAAGAAACAAAACTTGCTTCTACAACTCAACCACAACACAATAAGGTGTGGGAATAAACGGAATCAATTAAACAATAAATATACGTTTATATTAATCTATTTTTATATGATATTCAATTATTTTTAATAAAATGAAGATAAGAAGGGACCTTCTATGCAGTTGTTATATGTATTAATAATAGCTCCCTTGTTACCCCTGCTGAAAATCCCCTCTTATTTTCAGTTCTTGGTATTAGTCCATGTACTGCATTTCAAAATAAAGTTTTTTTGGCTTTTGATTTTGGTCTAAATAACAAAGTATTTCTGGAATGGTTTGTTCTTCTACTTCCATACTTTCCATATAAGACATACTTTCGTTTTCTTGAACTTTTTCAAAAATAGAAGTAGGTAGCTTGTCTGCAGCAAACACACCCATTTTGCTGCCTAATTTTTGTTCAGATGCAGCGTTGTAGAAAATTTCGTTCACAATGACCTCATTATCATCTGGATCATACATGTAGCCTCGTTGTATACGTAGCAATGTGTTACCCCTTTCAAATATATTCCTTTACACGGAATAATTATATTCATATATATTGTTTTTTCTGCATAAAGGTGTCAAAGAATATTATTTCGCAAAATCCGTACTTTGTATAGAGGTAGATACAGGATTATTAATTTTCACACAATACTTCAAAATTTTTTTGATTTGATTTGTGGATTAAAATGTATGCTAGGAGTAACATGTAGTATGGTTAAAAGGTTGTGCTAAAGAGTAATAGACTGGTTAGCTCTATTACTCTTTGTAGTTGTTAATACAAATATAAAATTTAAATGGCAAATTGATGAATGAGTGATAGTACATATTTTTCGCTATAATTAACGAAATTAACATTAATGACTAACGGGTCATATAAATCTGATTCAGCTTGAATGCATGGATCAATAAGTCTTAAATTAAAGTTCATTGCAAATTTAGTTTTATCAAATTCATTATAAAATCTGATAGAATAGTAATTTCTTTGCATAGAGTTACTGTATCCCTCAAATTCTATTTTTTGAGATTTAATCATTTTTTTCACCTTCCTTTGTTGGGATGTTTTGATAATAACTCTAGTGTAAAATTACTGCAACAACATAATATATATTTGAAAATTTGTTTTTTTGTCCTTAATTATGTACGTTTTAAACGAAAATAGATGGAGAGAAATTATGAATATAAATAGATTAAAAACTCAACAAATCCGAGTAAATAAGGTGCAAGAAATTATAGATTTTTATGAGGGTTTTTCTACCATGTTACCGATATTGTATACTGATCATCTTTGTTATGCAGAAGGTTTTTACGAGAAAAAGAATGAATTCCAAAAGGATTATGAAAAATATGTTATTAGTATTGTGAAAGATAGGAAGAACTTTGAAACTAATTTAGAACAAGTATTACAACGTATAGCCGAAAGGACTGTCTTATTAAAAGAAGCATGTCAATATATAATAAGTTGTTTAACTGCTTTAATTCAGCCAAAGCAAGTTAATAGAAAAGGAGAAATGAAAAAAATAACCAAGAGTAGTCTATTGTCTGTATTAAATGAAATAGAGCGTACAATATTGTCTATTAATGTTAAAAGAGAAGAGTTTAGTACCCACCTATTTATGCAAACACACGCGATAAGAAAAAAGTTCTTAGTGGATGCATATATGCAAATACTTAGTCTTCTTTCTGTTGAAAGGGAAGAATTTGAATTCCTTTTTAGTAATGAGCTTAATAAAATCTTATCTGTATCTCAAAAAAATTCTAATGTTGGAATTATTAAAGAACATAGAAAAATTAAGAAAGATAAAAATTTAATTGTGAAATATTGTTTATTTTTCAAGGGATATTCAAGACGATACTTTTTAAAAGAGGAAAGAGCAATTGCAAATAATATAAAGGACTAGTAGGAAAACTTCACGGTATTACTTGATATAATCTATTTATTTACAAACTAAGCCCCCCTTTAAAAGAAAGCGATAGTTTGTAAGGGGGGCTTAGTTTGCTGTGAATAGCTTTGTATTTACTTGTTTAATCTCCCCTTCTGCAAGGGGCTGGTAAAATGCATGTTGTAATCCTTGTATATGTAAGGTTTCCCCTATACATAGCAATACTTTACCAGGAATTAAATCGAGTAGTAGTTCATTATTAATTTGTTTTGCTTGTTTTTTAGTAGAAACATAAATAACTAGGATTGTAGGGTTATTCCCTAAATCTTTTATAACAACATCTTTTCCTGACTCTACGAAATCTTTCCAGCTGGCAATGATACGTTTTAAGCGCCCCTTATTATCTGTTAATAGAGTGGAGTATAAAACGAAATTACACACTTGATCTACTCCGCCTTGCACTGCAAAACTTAAAGGAGGGGTAAAAATTCCTTTACTAATAGATGGGTGCATAATATGTCCTAAAAATGATGGAGCGTAACGTAAATGACAAAGTAAGTCTATATCATGCCAATAACGCAGGTGAATATATTTACCATGATTATCAATTCGCTCTGGAGCAAAGAAAAACATATTTCCTTGCCAGTACTTTAAGAGTTTATAACCATTATCGGATAACGTATATGTTTCTTCAAAGATCT
The Bacillus thuringiensis DNA segment above includes these coding regions:
- a CDS encoding Hachiman antiphage defense system protein HamA, which codes for MILTTQSHIRWFENTGQTIQTSEGKNIEVFEFKYEQDEETLSSWAKHFREHYCLDSEIDFFREGYNYTRAEYLNIIKFPDSSRTPGPSIRAGDFGEILVADYLEFILNYWVPRTRYGTKIIGNESSKGCDTLAFKIISDGEYTPEDTLAIFETKTQFSGTRANPRLQNAVDDSKKDVARKGESLNAIKQQLYLKNELEESKRINRFQNPTDHPYKEISGAVAMFSSSLLDFSTITNTSINEHPNKDNLTLLVIHGKNMMTLVHELYRRAADEA
- a CDS encoding HEPN domain-containing protein, producing the protein MRNTEDLKEWVFIAKSDLDSASYLTHMNPFPTAIICYHSQQCVEKLLKGFLALNGRTVPKTHNLLMLHKSCRKLDEEFSLILEQCVQLNGYATDIRYPYFEALTVQDGLIAIQHAQKIMSFYMEKLNKLNIHEIKVD
- a CDS encoding nucleotidyltransferase domain-containing protein — its product is MYNILKRQFNYIIRGVIRINEEVQRELDLLVQKIRETVSSVQKIILFGSHAYGTPNEDSDFDLCIVVEGVGERKREVINRINWGIYDVMETPVDILVYGPEEFQERASRTVTMEHKIALEGKVLYEKY